A region of the Dehalococcoidia bacterium genome:
ACAACAGGAATACGACACCCAATAACACGGCTATTCCGCGTCGAATGTAAGTTGCAGTGGGTGTATGGGGTGTGTTTCCGGTGTTTTCCACAACTCAAGCTCTTGATATAGTATCTCAGTATTTGCACCATATTATCAGCAACACGAGCCTGTATCGCCTGTGGGGGGTTGAGTTTTCACCCTCACCCCAACCCTCTCCCTGAGGGAGAGGGGGCACGTTGATCAGAGTTCAAGTTCGAGGTTTAGCTGTTGACGACTTCACACGTAAATCACAACGTCAGGTACGAGCCGGATGAAAGCCCTCCTCGCCTGGTAACCGTTGGCGCCGGTTTTCAGGCGGCCATGCTGATAGTGGCGCCGGTGGTGCTGACCGTGGTCATAGTGGCCCGTATCGCGGACCAGCCAGAATCTTACATTGCCTGGGGAGCCTTCGCCGCGCTCCTGGTCAGCGGGATCACCACTATCCTACAAGCCGTGAGGGTGGGGCGTATCGGGTCCGGACACGTCCTTATCATGGGGACGTCGGGCGCTTTCATCTCGGTATGCGTCGTGGCCCTGGTGAAAGGCGGGCCGGCCATGATGGCGACGCTCATAGTCATATCGTCGCTGTTCCAGTTCATGCTGGCTGCTCGCCTCTCCCTGCTGCGACGGATCTTCACGCCGGTCGTCACCGGCACCGTGATCATGCTGATCGCCGCGACGGTCATGCCGATAGTGTTCGACACATTAAAGGACGTCCCTGAAGGGGCGCCGCCGGAGGCTGCGATCCTGGCTGCCGCGGCAACCCTCGTAGTAGTCGCGGGACTGGTTCTGCGGGGTCCTCCTGTCGTGAGGTTGTGGTCTCCGATAATCGGGATCATAGTCGGGTGTGCAGTGGCGGCGCCATTCGGACTGTACGATGTGCAACAGGTGATCGACGCCCCCTGGTTTGGGATCCAGGCTGCCGAGTGGCCAGGGTTCCACGTGGTCCCTGATGAGACGCTTCTCGCGCTCATTCCCGCGTTCGTCGTGGTAACCCTTGTCGGCGCGATAGAGACCATCGGCGACGGCGTAGCAATCCAGCGTGTATCCCAGCGCACTCCGCGGGCGACCGACTTCCGCGTGGTACAGGGCGCGCTCAACGCTGATGGTGTGGGGAACCTGCTATCAGGTCTTTTGGGAACGCTGCCCAACACGACCTACTCGTCCAGCATATCGCTTGCCGAGATCACCGGGGTCGCAGCAAGGCGAGTGGGCGTGGTCATAGGCGTTATATTCATCTTAGTGGCGTTCTTCCCCAAGTTCACAGCCCTGCTGATAGCCATACCGACGCCAGTTGCGGCTGCTTACATCACCGTCTTCATAGGTGTGCTTTTCGTGCAGGGGATGAAGATCGTCATACAGGACGGCGTGGACCACCGAAAGGCGGCAATAGTTGGGCTGTCGTTCTGGATCGGCACGGGCTTCCAGAACGGGTGGATATTCGCCGACCAACTGGGGGACGGGTTCCTCGGAGCGCTGCTCAGCAACGGTATGACTTCGGGGGCGATCGTCGCAATTGTGATGATGGTGTTCATCGAGGTGACGGGGCCGAGGCGGAGGCGGCTGGAGACCTCGCTGGACATGGACACTCTGCCCAAGCTGTCGGACTTCCTTCGCGGGTTCGCGACCGGATCGGGATGGAATCCAGACTCCGCCGAGCGGCTGGTACTGGTCGGAGAGGAGACGCTGACGAGCCTGTCATCGGATGAGAACGGCGTTGGAGACGGGAGAGCGCGCCGGCTCGTCGTAAACGCGCGCAGCAGAGTAGGAGGGGCGGAGCTGGAGTTCATATCCGCATACGAAGGCGAGAACCTGCAGGACCAGCTTGCATACATGGGAGAGACGCCTGAGATAACGGACGATCGGGAGATTTCATTCCGGCTCTTACGCCACTTCGCGTCCTCAGTGCATCATCAGAAGTACCACGGTGTGGACATAGTCACTGTGAATGTCGATGCCCAGATGGACTAGGGTACCTATTGGGTCCGATATAGTATGGAGTGAAAATCGCGGTCAGCCCGCCGTCGGTGGACGTCACGTAGAGTTCTCCCCCAGCAATGACAGGACTCGCGGTCGCGGGACCGCCTATGTCTACCTGCCACAGTTTCGCGCCTGTCCGGGCGTCGATGGTGTAGAGTATGCCGCCGGAGTCGGCCAGGTAGACGAAGTCGGCCCATGCTGACGGTGAGCGTTCGAGGCTCGACTCCGCGCGAAATTCCCAGATCGGACGACCCGTTGCCAGGTCCAGGGCATACATAACTCCCGAAGCACCAGACACATACACTGTTCCCGACGCCACAGCAGGCTCGCCTACTAGATTGTCCCCTACCGGCTGATAGCTCCACTCGAACCCCCGCTGGTTGGGAACGTCATCCAGTATCCCCCAGGCGAAGAGCTGGAGACCCACCCGTGTCACGAGTTTCTCGAAGGGTTTATCGTCCTTTCGCCAGTCTATCGCCGTCAGCCTTCCCAGCCCGTCGATCGCCAGCACATAAGAGCCGGTCAAGGCCGGAGAACCGCTGCCCGTCGTCAACTGAAAGTCCAGACGAGGTCTGCCCGTAGTCCTGTCCAGCACGTACAGGTACTTGTCCTCTGACGTGACGGCGACCACGTCCTCATTCGCCGCGGGACTTGAGGTTACCCGACCTCCGGTCCTGTAAACCCAGCGCTCTTCTCCCGTCATGGCATCGAGCGCGTAGATACCGAAGTCGTCAGAGCCGACGTAAAGCTCGCCCCGGTCCACGGCGGGGGACCCGTGTATTGGCCCTCTGGTGCGGTACTCCCACCTCACGTCTCCCGTGTCGACATCCAGGGCGAGCACTCGTGCATCCCGGAGCCCGAGGAATACCATGCCTCCTGCTACGGCTACTGACCAGTCGACCGGCCCGGTTGCCTCATGCTCCCACACGGTCTCCCCTGTCCTGGCTTCAAGTGCTACCACCCTGTGGTCGCCAGTGCCTATGTACACGCGCCCATCTACCAATGCAGGCGAAGACCTGATGGGCTCACGAGCCCTGAACTGCCACATCACCTCGCCGTAGGGCACAGAGCCGCCATGGACGTCGGCGCCAGTGTGGGCAGGGTCGCGCCGGAACATCGCCCATTCCCTCTCACCGGGCAAGGCACTGATTGTGGACGTGGGCGGCTCCAGCGATGCGAAAGGATCAAAGTTTACGTAGCCGATCCAGCCAACGATAGCGAAAGCGGCGAGTCCTATTAGCACGTATCGCAGCATCTGGCGACGCCTTAACGCGGTGCCACGCCGCCTCGCACTCTTCTCCGCTTCCTGCAGACTGACCGACTCAGTGCCAGCTAATGACAAGCGGCATTCGGCACACCACACCGATCCGACAGCGTTGAAGTGTCCACACACGGGACAGACGAGTACCTGGTCCAAGTTGGTGTTCAAGTGAATGCGCCCCGGTGACTATGTGAAGTCACGGCTGGTCCGAGGATTCGCCGATCTCCTGCATACGCGCCTGAGCTGCTTCTTTCAGCGGCGACCTGCCCGGCACCGTCATGAGCGTCTCGTAGAGGTGCCTGGCCTCCTGCATAGCGCCTTTCTCCAGGTGGGAGTCTGCGACTTCGGAAATCTTAGTGGGCGTCATATGCCACTCGATGCTCTCGACGGCCCGGCGGGCGTTGAACACCTCGCGCTCGCTCAGGAGAGTGCCGGTCGTTCCGTTCGCCATGAGGTAACCTGTGTCATCGACGTTTCTCAGGGACAGCGCATACCCCAGTTGATGGGACAGTACGCGAGGCAGCGGCTCATCCATGCCTCCCTCGACCGGTATGAGCGACGCGGTGTCCTTGAAGAAGATCACATCAAGTCCCCCGATCGTCGCACCGTTTGGCTGAAACTCGTGGATGCAGTACAGGTGGAACATGTTGTGCGCCATGGACTGTCGAGGCCTGATCAGAGGGTAGAGTTGAAGTGGTACCCCGCGTTGGAATCCGCCTATTACGTACTGGTTGGCGGCAGGCTCCTGAACAACCGACTCCAGGTAGAAGTTGATACTCGCCTGCTGCCATATCAGGTTCACCTTGGCGAGTATCCTGTCCACGTCCTCGGCAGTCAGCTGGCAGTTAAGAGGTTCCTGTTGTTTGGACTCAAGCAGGTGGAACCGGACCGGCAACAGACGATACTCGTCGTACAGGAATGCGTCCAGCGCTAGCTGCTGCGCGCGTTCCTCTTCTTCGTTCTGGACCCACACGAGCACGCCGCCGACAGTGACCAACGCGATCAACAGTGACAGTGCGACGAACGCTGTCCTCCTGCTGTGCCTACTGTCAGTGTCCAACGACTGCACCCATCCCCGTGTTACCTGCGCAGGGCAGGCCCTCCAACCTCAGCGCCATCATATCCCCTGTGGGCCGGAAGGGACAGCATCGGGGATCGCTCAATGCTGTCCCAGATTAGTAGGTGGACAAAAGGGCAACAATCCTTCCGACAAGCTCAGGACGAACGGATGCGGGCGAGACGCCCGCGCTCCAAGCGTGTACCCACCAAATTGACTCAGACTCGCTCGTTCCAGTCTTGGTTGAAGTCCAACTCGACGTGTAATACCATCCGCTACACTGACGCGCCAGCGATTTGGAGTTTGGGTGGAAGGGGGAAAGAGCTGATGGCGTTAACACGACTGCTCTTGGGCGTAGGGTGTGTGCTCCTGTGGACTGCCGTTACGGCCTGCGCCTCAGCAGACCCCGCAAGTCAGACGACTCCGACCCTGGATGCTGCCTCTCTGGCCGCTCCCTCGCCAGCGGTCCCGGCAGTAGATGCAGCAGTGTCTACCAGCGTTGCGAAGAGCGATTCGGTCACTGTTCAGGCGGCCAGCGGGTCCGGCATGAGCTCGGATCACTCCAGCGCCACAGTGGAGCCTGTCTCACTTGCCGCGGCTGACGACACGTCGGGTGCTGAGCTCGATTGCACGGACGAGGCCAACCGGTGCGACCCCGCATGTCTGACCGCCGTGCCAAGCTCAAGACTCCTCCTGCCCGCAGTCGGGGACGTGGCCTATAGATTCGACCTTCCAAGCACGGCAGGCCCAACGTATTCTCTGGAATCGTACCGGGGGAAGAGCAATGTCGTTCTCGTGTTCTACCGCGCCTTCTGGTGAGAGATGTGCAGGGACCAGCTCGTGGAGCTGAACGAGAGCTATGAGGACATCAAGGCGCTGAACGCGGAAATCGTTGCAGTCAGCACTGACAGCCTGGCCGACTCTCAATGGGTGATAGACAACGTGGGGCTTGAGTACCCGATTCTCTACGATCCGGAGATTACCACGGTGGCTGACTACGGTGTGTTCAACCTTCTCGGCGACGAGCTGGCTACGTCGTCGACGTTCCTTATAGACACGAACGGAGTCATCCGGTGGTTCCACGCCGCAGAGGACCTCGAAGACCAGGTTCCAACGTCCACAGTGCTGGAGCAACTGAGGCTCCTGGAGAGCTAAGTTCGGATCGCCCGGTCACGTAATGGAATACTCCTGTCACGCACTATACTCAGTACTGACATACCATGATTTTTTATTCTTGACATAGCTTTCTTGCTATGCAAGCATGTGCCTCAATTTATGGGGATCCTGTAGGGAACACGTTCAGGACAGGAGGGGGCAAAACTTACGGACAGGTCTGGGTAGCTTAGGCAGGAGGTTGGTAGATGGTTAGACTGTTAGTCACAATTGCCTTGTTTGGAGTCATTGCCGCACTTGTAGCAGGGTGCAGCTCGTCAACTGAAGACTCCACAAGTACGTCGGAGGCACCGTCTTCCGCCCAGTCTGTGGCAACTGTCGCCCCTGCGCCCCAGGCTCAGCAGGCGGCACCAGCCCCAACGTCAGCGCCGGTAGTCAAGCAGCAACCCGCTCCTGCGGCACCTGCAGCTCCGGCCGCAACGGCCGCACCGGTCGTGGCCCCCGTTGAAGTGGAAAGCTCCACCATGATCGCCTCCGAGTTCATCGCCGATACGGCGAAGGCCCTAGGTGTACCAGTCAGCTATATCCCCATACCTGATCCGTACGAGCCGGTCTACGGTGGCTCCGCAGCGGTCGGGACGCTCGAATGGGTGGTCCCCAGTTATTGGGACTGGTCAATCAAGATGGGGCACTGGAACGGTGCGCTGAGTCACTATGCTGAAGGGCTCGGCATGTTCCACTATGGCCCCGAGTACAGCCCGGTTGACTACTCGTCTCAGCCCGGCGTCGCTGAGGCATGGGATATCTCGGGTGATGGCATGACCTACACCTTTGACATCCGAAAGGGCGTCAAGTGGGGCATCGATACCGGAGGAATCCACAAGTGGCTTGCTGACGACGTCGACGTCGACGCGGACGTCACCGCACACGACTACGTCGCCGCAGCCGGGATTTCTTTCGGGATAGAAGCCAGCTCGTACATTCCCAAGTTCAACATGATAGACGGCCCAGACTCCTTCAAGGCGCTGGACGACTACACGCTTCAGATCACGACGAACCAGCCATCCGCACCCCTGATCTTCCAGCTAACACACAAGGGGCCATGGATACTGGGACGCCAGGGCGTTGACAAGCGAATTGCCGACGAGGGTCTGGAACTCCAGGAGGCCATCAACGACATCAGGGTCCAGATCGGGACCGGACCGTGGATCATCGAGGAGTGGGAGCCCGCAAACCACATCACCTTCACGAAGAACCCCGACTATTGGGGAACTGACGGGAAGGGCAACCAGATACCGTTCCTGGACCAGATGACTATCCACGGCATACAGGATGAGCGTCTTCAGGACGCCGCGTTCCGCACCGGCAAGCTCGGTGGAATCACTCTCGAGACCTGCGGACTGAGCCCGCAGCGATACCAGGACATCAAGAAGTCCAACCCCGACACCAACTTCGAGGTCTTCGTGGACCCGATGAACGTGCGTGGGCTTGGCATGAACTGGGGCGAGAGTGGAGACGGCGAAGGCAAGCCGTGGGGCGACCAGCGAGTCCGACACGCGATGCAGCTAGCCATCGACAAGGAAGGCTGGGTGGAGAGCATCCTGATCGGATGGGGTCTCCCATATCCAACTCCGTTGGCGCCAGGCAACCAGTGGTGGCTGCAGCCGGGCCAGTACGGTGATTCCGACGGCGACGGCGTAAGCGGCGAGGACCTGATGAAGTACGACCCGATGAAGGCGAAGGAGTTGCTGGCCGAAGCCGGATACGCTGATGGCTTCGACGCGGTGCTCCACTCCACTCACGGTGTCGGGGCAACCTGGTTCAGCGAGTCTGAGCTCATCGCCGAGTCTCTGCGTAACATCGGCATCAACGTGACGATGGACGTCAAGGACGGTGCTGCCCGTTCAGCGGCCCGCACTGCTGGCGAGTTCGACTTCATCTACGAGTTCCCATGCTGGGGATTCGAGCCGGTGGACTGGTTCGGACCCTGCTATTTCTCCCCTGAGCAGAAGCAGTCCCAGCCAGTTTCAGGTCTCGTTGACCTCGAGCTCGACAGAATGATCGTCGAGATGAACCAGAAGCTCGACGCCGAAGAGCGCTTCGAAGCAGTTGCCGATCTTCAGCGTTACCTGATGGAGAAGCAGTACTACATCTATGCGACAAACTGGATCCAGATAGTCGCCATAGCACCGTGGTTCAAGAATTACAGCTTCCACTACACCCACCAGATCGGCCAGGGCACTGCCCGAGCGTGGGTCGAACAGTAGAAGTCCGGCATCAACCAACGGTCTGAGTTAATCAGTCATCCCGGCGGGCTGTCCGCCTGTCGGAATGACTCGAAACCAGCCTCCAACTCGCGTTGAGACTTCACTCGACAAGTCTCGACCACAAGTCCGGCCTCCCTTTGTGCATGGCCGGCCTCACCACCCGTTCCGTTACGTATTTCAAGTGTACAATTCGCTCGATTGACCATCGTTAAGCAAGAGGGAAAGGTCGAATGCGGCAGTACCTAGTTCGCCGACTAATTCTGATGATTCCCGGTGTGCTGTTCCTGACGATTTTCGTCTTTTCGATGGTCAGGATTGTGCCCGGTGACGTCATCGAAGTCATAGTCGGGATGCAGGGCGGCGGTCGCGGCGGATATATGTCCGAGGAGATGAAGGACAAGGTCCGTTCCCAACTCGGTATAGACAAGCCGATCTACGTACAGTACTTCGTATGGATGGGGCAGATAGCGCGCGGCGACCTGGGAGAGTCCCTGTTCAGCAAGATTCCCGTCGTCGATTCCCTCAAGAAGCGGTACAGCGTTACGCTCGAACTCATCATCATTACGATGATTGTGATGGTGGTCTGGGGGCTGGCAATTGGGATAATCTCTGCCACTTACCAGGATACCTGGATAGACTACATATTACGCAGTGTTGCTGTACTTGGGCTTTCCATGCCCTATTTCTGGGTTGCGATACTCGTTGTCGTATTTGGCTCCATCATTTTCAACTGGTCGCCTCCACTGGGAGTCAACCACTTCATGGATGGACCACGTCTCAATCTCGAGCAGTTCCTCCTTCCGGCAGCGATTCTAGGCATTTCGCAGGGCTCTGCCGTGGCACGGATGACCAGGGCGACCATCCTTGAAATCGTCCGTCAAGACTACGTCCGTACAGCCCGAGCGAAGGGACTTGGTGACCGCATCATCCTGACCCGGCACACGCTGAGGAACGCCCTGATCCCCGTGGTCAGCCTGATCGGTATCACGTTTGCATTCTCGCTCGGCGGGACAGTCATTCTGGAGCAGATCTGGTCCCTGCCGGGTGTAGGCACCTTGATGCTCAAGGCCATTCAGCAGCGAGACTACCCCGTGATCCAGGGCATAATCCTCGTTCTCGGTCTGCTGGTTATGGTGACCAATCTGCTAGTCGATCTCAGCTACGCCTGGCTCAACCCCAGGATTCGGTACAACTAGGACCACAAGGGTAAACAGGTGCAACCAGAACAACAGTCCATGAGCATCGAGATCGAACAGGATCTCAGACGCAAGCGGCTCAATCCCTGGCTGGACTTCGTTGTGCGTATCTTCAAGGAGAAGCCGCTGAGTGCGGTAGGGCTGGTGATCGTCTGCTTGCTGCTGCTCATGGCCCTCAGTGCGCAGTGGATCGCTCCCCACGACTACAGGGAGCAGGTACTCGACGAGGCGTTGCTGGGCCACAGCCTCGACCACCCACTGGGTACCGACCAGATAGGTCGCGATCAGCTCAGCCGCATAATCGTGGGCGCACAGGTCTCCATGATCGTTGGCTTCTCATGCGTGATAGGGTTCCTGTTTGTTGCCATCATCATCGGCATGGGCTCAGGGTATGTCGGCGGAGCAATCGACATCGTCGTGCAGAGAGTAGTCGATGGCTGGATGACCATTCCCACGCTGATTCTGCTGCTGGCGATGGTGGCCGTCGTGGGTCAGGGCATGTGGCAGATCATCTTCATACTCTCTATCGACCGCGGAATCAGCACGTCCCGCGTTCTGCGAGGTGAGGCGCTCTACCTGAAGGAGAGCACCTACGTCGAAGCGGCGCGTGCGATGGGCGCCGGAAACATGCGCGTCTTCCTCGTTCACATCGTCCCGAACGCATTCGCTTCCATCATCGTCATGGCCACCATCAGTCTTGGAGTGTTCATCCTCGCAGAGGCGTCTCTCAGCTTCCTGGGCTACGGCATTCCGCCACCGTTCCCGACCTGGGGTTCGATGCTCAGCGGCTCGGCACTGGGATTCATGGCCCGCGCACCGTGGATAGCCATCTGGCCCGGCGTCGCGCTAACCCTGGCGGTCTGGGCCTTCAACATGCTCGGCGACGGAATGCGCGACCTCCTCGACCCCAGACTGCGGGGCAGCGGGTAGGTCTCTACGATCGGCTCCAGGGTGTTTCCAGGTCGGGCAGCGCTCCTATTCTGTCTCCTTGTGGCAGCCATGCTAACTGCGGTCGCCTGCACTCAGAGCCAGGAGACATTTGAGACCTCCGACGAGTACGTTGCAGAGGGACTCAGCGCCTACGAGCGCGGGGAACTCGATAGGGCGCTCCACATGTACGACAGGGCACTGCAGCTGGACCCGGACAACGCCTGGACCCTCGCAGGCCGCTCCGTCATTCACCTACAGAAACCCGAGACGTACGACGACGCGATAGTAGATGCGACCAGGGCGATCGAGCTTGACCCGAGCCTGGCCCGTGCATACGTCAACAGGGCAACAGCGCTAGTGGACATGGGCCACAGCGAGTACGCGCGAGTGGCGGTCATGTCCAAGATCACGTCACGTCCCGGAACCGCGTGGACTCTCCCACCCGAGGAGAGGGTCGAAAGGGCGATTGCCGACGCAACGAGGGCGGTCGAACTGGACCCGAATATGCCTGACGCCTACTTCGTGCGTGCCCACGCTCAAATGGACGTCGGACGCTCTGACATGGCCGTGGACGACTTCAGCCATGTCCTGGACTCCGATCCGACGCTGTACGTGAAGGTCATGGCCTATGTGCACAGGTCGCAGGCGCACCGCAACATCGGCAATCTGGCGTGGGCGATAGACGATGCCACTAAGGCCATGGAGCTTGCGCAGGAGCTATCCGACAATTTCGGTGATGAGCCGAGGCTCGTCACCTGGCACGGTTTCGACGCAGACGCGATCGAGGCTACTGCGTTTAC
Encoded here:
- a CDS encoding redoxin domain-containing protein — protein: MELNESYEDIKALNAEIVAVSTDSLADSQWVIDNVGLEYPILYDPEITTVADYGVFNLLGDELATSSTFLIDTNGVIRWFHAAEDLEDQVPTSTVLEQLRLLES
- a CDS encoding PQQ-binding-like beta-propeller repeat protein produces the protein MLRYVLIGLAAFAIVGWIGYVNFDPFASLEPPTSTISALPGEREWAMFRRDPAHTGADVHGGSVPYGEVMWQFRAREPIRSSPALVDGRVYIGTGDHRVVALEARTGETVWEHEATGPVDWSVAVAGGMVFLGLRDARVLALDVDTGDVRWEYRTRGPIHGSPAVDRGELYVGSDDFGIYALDAMTGEERWVYRTGGRVTSSPAANEDVVAVTSEDKYLYVLDRTTGRPRLDFQLTTGSGSPALTGSYVLAIDGLGRLTAIDWRKDDKPFEKLVTRVGLQLFAWGILDDVPNQRGFEWSYQPVGDNLVGEPAVASGTVYVSGASGVMYALDLATGRPIWEFRAESSLERSPSAWADFVYLADSGGILYTIDARTGAKLWQVDIGGPATASPVIAGGELYVTSTDGGLTAIFTPYYIGPNRYPSPSGHRHSQ
- a CDS encoding ABC transporter substrate-binding protein; the protein is MVRLLVTIALFGVIAALVAGCSSSTEDSTSTSEAPSSAQSVATVAPAPQAQQAAPAPTSAPVVKQQPAPAAPAAPAATAAPVVAPVEVESSTMIASEFIADTAKALGVPVSYIPIPDPYEPVYGGSAAVGTLEWVVPSYWDWSIKMGHWNGALSHYAEGLGMFHYGPEYSPVDYSSQPGVAEAWDISGDGMTYTFDIRKGVKWGIDTGGIHKWLADDVDVDADVTAHDYVAAAGISFGIEASSYIPKFNMIDGPDSFKALDDYTLQITTNQPSAPLIFQLTHKGPWILGRQGVDKRIADEGLELQEAINDIRVQIGTGPWIIEEWEPANHITFTKNPDYWGTDGKGNQIPFLDQMTIHGIQDERLQDAAFRTGKLGGITLETCGLSPQRYQDIKKSNPDTNFEVFVDPMNVRGLGMNWGESGDGEGKPWGDQRVRHAMQLAIDKEGWVESILIGWGLPYPTPLAPGNQWWLQPGQYGDSDGDGVSGEDLMKYDPMKAKELLAEAGYADGFDAVLHSTHGVGATWFSESELIAESLRNIGINVTMDVKDGAARSAARTAGEFDFIYEFPCWGFEPVDWFGPCYFSPEQKQSQPVSGLVDLELDRMIVEMNQKLDAEERFEAVADLQRYLMEKQYYIYATNWIQIVAIAPWFKNYSFHYTHQIGQGTARAWVEQ
- a CDS encoding ABC transporter permease, with the translated sequence MRQYLVRRLILMIPGVLFLTIFVFSMVRIVPGDVIEVIVGMQGGGRGGYMSEEMKDKVRSQLGIDKPIYVQYFVWMGQIARGDLGESLFSKIPVVDSLKKRYSVTLELIIITMIVMVVWGLAIGIISATYQDTWIDYILRSVAVLGLSMPYFWVAILVVVFGSIIFNWSPPLGVNHFMDGPRLNLEQFLLPAAILGISQGSAVARMTRATILEIVRQDYVRTARAKGLGDRIILTRHTLRNALIPVVSLIGITFAFSLGGTVILEQIWSLPGVGTLMLKAIQQRDYPVIQGIILVLGLLVMVTNLLVDLSYAWLNPRIRYN
- a CDS encoding ABC transporter permease, with the protein product MSIEIEQDLRRKRLNPWLDFVVRIFKEKPLSAVGLVIVCLLLLMALSAQWIAPHDYREQVLDEALLGHSLDHPLGTDQIGRDQLSRIIVGAQVSMIVGFSCVIGFLFVAIIIGMGSGYVGGAIDIVVQRVVDGWMTIPTLILLLAMVAVVGQGMWQIIFILSIDRGISTSRVLRGEALYLKESTYVEAARAMGAGNMRVFLVHIVPNAFASIIVMATISLGVFILAEASLSFLGYGIPPPFPTWGSMLSGSALGFMARAPWIAIWPGVALTLAVWAFNMLGDGMRDLLDPRLRGSG